The following proteins are co-located in the Vibrio azureus genome:
- the mnmC gene encoding bifunctional tRNA (5-methylaminomethyl-2-thiouridine)(34)-methyltransferase MnmD/FAD-dependent 5-carboxymethylaminomethyl-2-thiouridine(34) oxidoreductase MnmC: MTSIKNAELGWNEAGTPVSDQFDDVYFSNVNGLEETRYVFLEQNHLPQRWQNFDQRRFIISETGFGTGLNFLAAWQRFTEFRHEYPEAKLKELHFISFEKYPLSKDDLIQAHRSWPELATFAEQLQQHYPIAVPECHRIVLEEGAITLDLWFGDIKDCLPLVPYGEQGLVDAWFLDGFAPSKNPEMWNQNLFNGMAHLAKQDCTVATFTAAGFVRRGLNEAGFAMKKVKGFGTKREMIAGTMEQRKAHSNHLPWFNRTSATNHDSIAIIGGGIASAALATTLIRRGQKVTLYCKDNQPAEGASGNRQGAVYPLLNGEHKGVSRVFAPGFLFARQFVDQAAQNISFDHDWCGITQLMWDEKSSGKLEKMLSGHFTPELVHKLSAEETAEKIGLPIDMASVHYPMGGWLCPAELTRGLIAKLEKTDLLTTKLGHKVDALEWDESRRVWTLTANGQHFEHSTVVVANGSEFRTLSQTADLPMGQVKGQVSHAPATDTLSKLKTVLCYDGYMTPVNPSNQHLCIGASYDRSHLDNEFDEQAQKDNAEKLVKCLPNQAWAKEVDTSGNLSRQGIRCVSRDHLPFIGNVGDSNTIKSQYAELHKQRVEEASPVHQYPNLFCLLGLGSRGLSSAPLMAELLASQICGDPLPLPVDVLTELHPSRMWVRRLRKGKAITEL, encoded by the coding sequence ATGACTTCGATTAAAAACGCAGAACTTGGTTGGAACGAAGCTGGTACTCCGGTTTCTGACCAATTTGATGATGTTTACTTTTCCAACGTTAACGGCCTTGAAGAGACTCGTTACGTTTTCCTCGAACAAAATCATCTACCACAAAGATGGCAGAATTTTGACCAACGACGCTTTATCATCAGTGAAACCGGATTTGGCACAGGCTTAAACTTCTTAGCCGCCTGGCAAAGGTTTACCGAATTTCGTCATGAATATCCAGAGGCAAAGTTAAAAGAGTTGCACTTCATCAGCTTTGAGAAATACCCTCTGAGCAAAGATGACCTGATCCAAGCTCACCGTTCTTGGCCAGAGTTGGCCACTTTTGCAGAGCAATTACAGCAACACTACCCAATTGCAGTCCCTGAGTGTCATCGGATCGTGCTAGAGGAAGGAGCCATTACGCTCGATTTATGGTTTGGTGACATTAAAGACTGCTTACCTTTGGTTCCTTATGGCGAACAGGGGCTGGTTGATGCTTGGTTTTTAGATGGTTTTGCACCGAGTAAAAACCCAGAAATGTGGAACCAAAACTTATTCAATGGCATGGCTCACTTAGCCAAACAAGATTGCACCGTAGCCACCTTTACCGCAGCTGGGTTTGTTCGCCGAGGCTTAAATGAAGCAGGTTTTGCCATGAAGAAAGTGAAGGGCTTTGGCACCAAAAGAGAAATGATTGCAGGCACAATGGAGCAACGTAAAGCGCATTCAAATCACCTGCCTTGGTTTAACAGAACAAGCGCGACCAATCACGATTCGATTGCGATCATTGGCGGTGGCATTGCCAGTGCAGCCCTCGCAACCACACTCATACGTCGTGGTCAAAAAGTGACCCTTTATTGCAAAGACAATCAGCCTGCTGAAGGGGCCTCTGGTAACCGTCAGGGAGCGGTCTATCCTCTCTTGAATGGCGAGCACAAAGGGGTGTCACGTGTCTTTGCTCCTGGCTTTTTATTTGCCCGCCAATTTGTTGACCAAGCTGCTCAAAACATCTCATTTGATCATGACTGGTGCGGCATCACACAGTTAATGTGGGATGAGAAGTCTTCAGGCAAATTAGAAAAAATGCTCTCTGGCCACTTTACTCCTGAATTAGTTCATAAGCTATCTGCTGAAGAAACTGCTGAAAAGATTGGCCTACCCATTGATATGGCATCCGTTCACTACCCAATGGGCGGTTGGCTATGCCCTGCTGAGCTAACACGTGGGTTAATCGCAAAACTTGAGAAAACGGACCTTTTAACCACAAAATTAGGCCATAAAGTCGACGCATTAGAATGGGATGAATCTCGCCGAGTTTGGACACTGACGGCAAATGGCCAACACTTTGAACATTCAACCGTGGTAGTCGCAAATGGAAGTGAATTCCGGACTCTAAGCCAAACGGCCGATCTCCCCATGGGACAGGTTAAAGGGCAAGTCAGCCATGCGCCAGCGACTGACACTCTGTCTAAACTCAAAACCGTATTGTGTTACGATGGCTACATGACGCCCGTGAACCCAAGTAATCAGCATTTGTGTATCGGCGCAAGCTACGACCGCAGTCATTTAGACAACGAGTTTGACGAACAAGCCCAAAAGGATAACGCAGAAAAATTGGTCAAATGCTTACCAAATCAAGCATGGGCTAAAGAAGTGGATACTTCAGGGAACCTATCACGCCAAGGCATTCGCTGCGTCAGCCGTGACCACCTGCCCTTTATTGGTAACGTAGGAGACTCTAACACCATAAAGTCGCAATACGCTGAGCTTCATAAACAACGCGTAGAGGAGGCCTCCCCCGTCCATCAGTACCCAAACCTGTTTTGTTTGTTAGGTTTAGGCTCTCGCGGTTTGAGTTCAGCACCCTTGATGGCTGAATTACTGGCTTCTCAAATTTGTGGAGACCCACTACCATTGCCTGTCGATGTACTTACGGAATTGCACCCAAGCCGAATGTGGGTAAGAAGGTTACGTAAAGGCAAGGCAATTACAGAGTTATAG
- a CDS encoding YfcL family protein translates to MIIEFEEKLLELIDTRIETASDDELFAGGYLRGHISLSAAACEEEGINDVAELKSRIENSLDAARSELTPADRVIVSDLWQSLQAQV, encoded by the coding sequence ATGATTATTGAATTTGAAGAAAAACTACTAGAACTGATTGATACTCGAATTGAAACCGCTTCAGATGATGAGTTGTTTGCTGGGGGTTACTTGCGTGGTCATATTTCGCTTTCTGCTGCGGCATGTGAAGAAGAAGGCATCAACGATGTAGCAGAACTTAAATCGCGAATCGAAAACAGTTTAGATGCGGCACGCTCAGAATTGACGCCTGCTGACCGTGTGATTGTCAGTGATTTGTGGCAGTCACTTCAAGCTCAAGTGTAA
- a CDS encoding elongation factor P hydroxylase: MIHQYQDLVTIFNDTFLASFNTQLVLGGDEPIYLPADEQHPHHRIIFARGFYASALHEISHWCVAGPERRLLEDFGYWYEPDGRTAERQAEFEKVEIRPQAYEWILAKSANFPFTVSCDNLHGDFEPDRLGFMRNVHQEVMKILASGLPPRVKMLSEALRDFYQTKPLETSDFIVK, translated from the coding sequence ATGATCCATCAATACCAAGACCTTGTGACTATTTTTAATGATACTTTTTTAGCGTCTTTTAATACTCAATTAGTGCTTGGCGGTGATGAGCCTATCTACTTACCTGCCGATGAACAGCACCCTCATCATCGTATTATTTTTGCGCGTGGCTTTTATGCATCGGCGCTTCATGAAATTTCTCATTGGTGTGTTGCTGGGCCAGAACGTCGATTATTAGAAGACTTTGGCTATTGGTATGAGCCAGATGGACGAACGGCGGAGCGCCAAGCTGAGTTCGAAAAAGTAGAAATACGTCCTCAAGCTTACGAATGGATTCTCGCTAAAAGCGCAAACTTTCCTTTTACCGTGAGTTGTGACAATCTACACGGCGATTTTGAACCGGATAGACTGGGATTCATGCGCAATGTTCACCAAGAAGTGATGAAGATTCTGGCCTCAGGCCTTCCGCCACGGGTAAAGATGTTGTCTGAGGCCCTGCGTGATTTTTATCAGACCAAGCCGCTGGAAACATCGGACTTCATCGTAAAATAG
- a CDS encoding trimeric intracellular cation channel family protein, which translates to MLLSVLYIIGITAEAMTGALSAGRQKMDWFGVMLVASATAIGGGTVRDILLGHYPIGWVKNPEYLAITCIAGVLTTGLAKWVIKFKGVFIRLDALGLIVFSIIGTKVALDMDLHPGICLVSALVTGVFGGLLRDLICRQTPLVLHQELYASVALIASGLYLILLEFNIPDVTATLITLIAGYLLRMAAVRFKWRLPSFHLENESSLH; encoded by the coding sequence ATGCTACTAAGTGTTTTGTATATCATCGGTATCACAGCAGAAGCCATGACGGGAGCATTAAGTGCTGGTCGGCAGAAAATGGATTGGTTTGGAGTGATGTTAGTTGCCAGTGCCACTGCGATTGGTGGTGGAACCGTGAGAGATATTTTACTTGGCCACTACCCGATCGGGTGGGTAAAAAATCCAGAATACCTTGCCATTACCTGTATTGCTGGTGTTCTCACCACTGGATTAGCCAAATGGGTGATCAAATTTAAAGGCGTTTTTATCCGTTTGGATGCATTAGGATTAATCGTATTTAGCATTATAGGTACAAAGGTTGCGTTGGATATGGACCTACATCCCGGCATCTGTTTGGTTTCAGCTCTGGTCACTGGCGTGTTTGGCGGGTTATTACGCGATCTGATTTGTCGTCAAACACCACTGGTTCTTCACCAAGAGCTTTATGCTTCTGTGGCACTCATTGCTTCTGGTCTGTACTTAATATTACTTGAGTTTAATATCCCTGATGTGACTGCAACTTTGATTACTCTGATTGCAGGCTACCTACTGCGTATGGCAGCAGTTCGCTTTAAATGGCGCCTACCATCGTTCCACCTAGAGAATGAAAGCTCACTGCATTAA
- the aroC gene encoding chorismate synthase: protein MAGNSIGQHFRVTTFGESHGIALGCIVDGCPPGLEITEADLQTDLDRRRPGTSRYTTQRREPDEVKILSGVFEGKTTGTSIGLMIENTDQRSKDYSEIKDKFRPGHADYTYHQKYGVRDYRGGGRSSARETAMRVAAGAIAKKYLKDEFGVEIRAYLSQMGNVSIEKVDWNEIENNAFFCPDVDKVAEFDQLIRDLKKEGDSIGAKIQVVATCVPVGLGEPVFDRLDADIAHALMSINAVKGVEIGDGFEVVNQKGSEHRDTLSPQGFGSNHAGGILGGISTGQDIVANIALKPTSSITVPGETITKEGESTQLITKGRHDPCVGIRAVPIAEAMLAIVVMDHLLRHRGQNHGVTTQTPVI from the coding sequence ATGGCAGGAAACAGTATCGGACAGCATTTTCGGGTAACAACATTCGGAGAAAGTCACGGTATCGCACTGGGATGTATCGTAGACGGATGTCCTCCAGGTCTAGAAATTACAGAAGCTGATCTTCAAACGGATCTCGACCGTCGTCGACCAGGGACGTCGCGTTACACTACCCAACGACGTGAACCGGATGAAGTTAAGATTCTCTCTGGTGTATTTGAAGGGAAAACCACAGGTACCTCGATTGGTCTTATGATTGAAAATACCGATCAACGCTCGAAAGACTACTCAGAGATCAAAGATAAATTCCGTCCCGGCCATGCAGATTATACATACCATCAAAAATACGGTGTTCGTGATTATCGTGGAGGCGGTCGTTCGTCTGCGCGTGAGACTGCTATGCGAGTTGCGGCAGGCGCGATTGCTAAAAAATACCTCAAAGATGAATTTGGTGTTGAGATCCGTGCTTACTTATCACAAATGGGCAATGTATCTATTGAGAAAGTTGACTGGAATGAAATCGAAAACAATGCCTTCTTCTGCCCTGATGTCGATAAAGTGGCTGAATTTGATCAACTGATTCGTGACTTAAAGAAAGAAGGCGATTCTATCGGAGCAAAAATTCAAGTTGTTGCGACTTGTGTTCCGGTTGGGTTAGGTGAACCTGTTTTTGACCGCCTTGACGCAGATATTGCCCATGCATTAATGAGTATTAACGCAGTGAAAGGGGTTGAGATTGGGGATGGCTTTGAGGTCGTTAATCAGAAGGGCAGTGAGCATCGCGATACGCTTTCTCCACAAGGCTTTGGTAGCAATCATGCTGGTGGTATCCTTGGTGGGATTTCGACAGGGCAGGATATTGTGGCTAACATCGCGCTTAAGCCAACGTCTAGTATTACGGTACCAGGTGAGACGATTACTAAAGAAGGCGAGTCGACTCAATTAATCACCAAGGGTCGTCACGATCCATGCGTTGGGATTCGTGCGGTACCGATCGCAGAAGCTATGCTGGCCATTGTTGTTATGGATCACTTGCTACGCCACCGTGGTCAAAACCATGGCGTAACAACGCAAACTCCGGTTATCTAA
- a CDS encoding GTP-binding protein, whose protein sequence is MQHENIRNIAIIAHVDHGKTSLVDTLLRETTSLSRQECNGELLLDSNDQERERGITILSKVTAVNWKDHRINIIDTPGHADFSGEVERVIDMADAALIVVDAVEGPMPQTRFVAQKAIQNGLKILIAVNKVDRKEADPQRALDAAYDLLIQLGASTEQLDFEAVFCSARQQFSYDAFGSFDDQLGMAPLLDMMINKVSAPQLRDGNEPVVQVHQLDYSPYLGLIGVGRILSGEFHKGQKVVLKRKGCVDKSGVIRELFHSEGLSRVNISTGLPGDIIAFCGIENISISDVITTKGSDVELSQLKVDLPSVSVQFSVNDSPFAGKEGAVLQSKALAERLHMEATYDAALRVKDAQDGINIDVIGRGELHLGVLIENMRREGKEFCISRPKVLNDASIPDGQEPYDKCFINCESQYLGAVINELGAREANLLSSERSDNGQNELIFRGSKRGFLGLRHAINNLSGGTASLHTEEDGFDKKCGAKVGQRKETVMVSNGTGKALNHSLAHLQDRGRMMIKHGEQVFAGQIIGTANSPSDLWVNCRQGKQLARVWRTTADKHYAMKATFSMSLEQAMSWINDDELIEVTPQNIRLKKKALIAS, encoded by the coding sequence ATGCAACATGAAAATATACGGAACATCGCTATTATTGCTCATGTCGATCATGGTAAAACCTCTTTAGTTGATACTCTATTGCGCGAGACAACTTCGCTTTCACGTCAAGAGTGTAATGGAGAGTTATTATTAGATTCCAATGATCAAGAACGTGAGAGAGGCATCACGATCTTATCTAAAGTGACAGCGGTAAATTGGAAAGATCATCGAATTAATATTATTGATACTCCTGGACATGCTGACTTTAGTGGTGAGGTAGAGCGTGTTATCGATATGGCAGATGCAGCACTGATCGTCGTAGATGCAGTAGAAGGACCAATGCCACAAACCCGTTTCGTTGCTCAAAAAGCGATTCAAAATGGTCTTAAAATACTTATTGCTGTCAATAAAGTTGATCGTAAAGAAGCGGACCCACAGCGTGCATTAGATGCCGCGTATGATTTATTGATTCAATTAGGTGCAAGCACTGAACAATTAGATTTTGAGGCTGTTTTTTGTAGTGCAAGACAGCAGTTTTCTTACGATGCGTTTGGATCGTTTGATGATCAGCTCGGAATGGCGCCATTACTAGATATGATGATCAATAAAGTGAGTGCTCCTCAATTACGAGATGGCAATGAGCCAGTGGTACAAGTACATCAGCTTGATTATTCACCTTATTTAGGCCTTATTGGTGTAGGTAGAATTTTATCTGGAGAGTTTCACAAAGGCCAAAAGGTCGTCTTAAAGAGAAAAGGCTGCGTTGATAAATCTGGTGTGATCAGAGAGCTATTTCACTCGGAGGGGTTAAGTCGAGTAAATATCTCAACGGGTTTGCCTGGAGATATTATTGCTTTTTGTGGTATTGAAAATATCTCAATTTCTGATGTGATTACGACAAAGGGCAGTGATGTTGAATTATCGCAATTAAAAGTAGATTTACCGTCGGTAAGTGTTCAGTTTAGTGTTAACGACTCTCCGTTTGCAGGCAAAGAAGGAGCGGTCCTTCAGTCCAAAGCACTCGCTGAAAGACTGCATATGGAAGCAACTTACGATGCGGCATTAAGAGTAAAAGATGCACAAGATGGCATTAATATTGATGTAATTGGTCGCGGCGAATTGCACTTAGGTGTCCTTATTGAAAATATGCGTCGAGAAGGGAAAGAGTTTTGTATCTCTCGTCCGAAAGTTCTTAATGATGCATCGATTCCTGATGGACAAGAGCCATACGATAAGTGCTTTATTAACTGCGAAAGTCAGTATTTGGGGGCTGTTATTAATGAGCTTGGAGCACGGGAAGCGAATTTGCTATCCAGTGAGCGTTCGGATAATGGGCAAAATGAGCTTATCTTCAGAGGCTCTAAGAGAGGCTTTTTAGGTTTAAGGCATGCCATTAATAACTTAAGCGGAGGAACCGCAAGTCTCCATACCGAAGAAGATGGTTTTGATAAAAAGTGCGGGGCAAAGGTTGGTCAGCGTAAAGAGACTGTGATGGTTTCTAACGGTACAGGCAAAGCTCTTAACCACTCTTTAGCGCATTTACAAGACAGAGGTCGGATGATGATTAAGCATGGAGAGCAAGTTTTTGCAGGCCAGATAATCGGAACTGCAAATTCTCCATCAGATTTGTGGGTAAACTGTCGTCAAGGTAAACAACTTGCTAGGGTGTGGCGCACAACTGCAGATAAGCATTATGCGATGAAAGCAACGTTTAGCATGAGCTTAGAGCAAGCAATGTCATGGATCAATGACGACGAGTTAATCGAAGTCACTCCGCAAAATATTAGGCTCAAGAAAAAAGCTTTAATCGCAAGCTAA
- the prmB gene encoding 50S ribosomal protein L3 N(5)-glutamine methyltransferase, which translates to MDKIFVEEAVSELHTLQDMIRWTVSRFNAANLFYGHGTDNAWDEAVQLILPTLYLPIDVPPHVLNSRLTTSERLRIVERVVKRINERTPTAYLTNKAWFCGLEFFVDERVLVPRSPIGELIQAEFQPWLVEEPARIMDLCTGSGCIAIACAHAFPDAEVDAIDISTDALQVAEQNVQDHGMEQQVFPIRSDLFRDLPKEKYNLIVSNPPYVDEEDMNSLPDEFTHEPELGLAAGTDGLKLVRRILANAPDYLTENGILVCEVGNSMVHMMEQYPEIPFTWLEFENGGHGVFMLTYEQLVDCAEEFKLYKD; encoded by the coding sequence TTGGATAAGATTTTTGTAGAAGAAGCGGTATCGGAGCTCCATACCCTTCAAGATATGATTCGTTGGACGGTAAGTCGCTTTAACGCCGCTAACCTGTTTTACGGTCATGGCACTGATAATGCGTGGGATGAAGCCGTTCAGCTTATTCTACCAACACTCTATTTGCCGATTGATGTGCCTCCGCACGTATTAAACTCTCGTCTAACGACAAGTGAGCGCCTGCGTATTGTGGAGCGTGTAGTAAAACGCATCAATGAGCGTACACCGACGGCATACCTAACCAACAAAGCGTGGTTCTGCGGCCTTGAGTTCTTTGTTGACGAGCGTGTGCTTGTGCCTCGTTCTCCAATCGGTGAATTGATCCAAGCGGAGTTTCAACCTTGGTTAGTGGAAGAACCTGCTCGTATCATGGATCTATGTACTGGAAGCGGTTGTATTGCGATTGCTTGTGCACATGCCTTCCCTGACGCAGAAGTAGACGCGATCGATATTTCAACGGATGCCCTGCAAGTTGCCGAGCAAAACGTGCAAGATCACGGCATGGAGCAGCAGGTGTTCCCAATTCGTTCTGATTTGTTCCGCGATTTACCAAAAGAAAAATACAATCTTATCGTGTCTAACCCGCCGTATGTGGATGAAGAAGACATGAATAGTCTTCCTGACGAGTTCACGCATGAACCTGAACTTGGTCTTGCAGCAGGCACTGATGGCCTAAAATTGGTTCGTCGTATTCTTGCTAATGCACCAGATTATCTAACAGAGAACGGTATTTTAGTGTGTGAAGTTGGTAACTCGATGGTGCATATGATGGAACAATACCCTGAAATTCCATTTACTTGGCTTGAGTTCGAAAACGGCGGTCATGGTGTCTTTATGTTGACATATGAGCAGCTTGTTGATTGCGCAGAAGAGTTTAAGTTGTATAAAGACTAG
- the smrB gene encoding endonuclease SmrB, protein MSKKDTKHDDDFALFKDAVQGVKKLRQDTIIQQPKKNTKQKEITRTSREASDAEFYFSDEFVPLLNAEGPTRYARDDVSTYEVKRLRRGVYVPDVFLDMHGMTQNEAKRELGAMIAYCIKNEIHCACVQHGIGKHILKQKAPLWLAQHPDVMAFHQAPLEFGGDGALLVLLSIPEK, encoded by the coding sequence ATGAGCAAAAAAGACACCAAACATGATGACGATTTCGCCTTGTTTAAAGATGCAGTACAGGGCGTTAAAAAGTTGCGACAGGATACCATAATCCAGCAACCAAAAAAAAATACTAAACAAAAAGAAATCACCCGCACTTCTCGTGAGGCAAGTGATGCCGAGTTTTACTTCTCTGATGAGTTCGTACCGCTGCTTAATGCAGAAGGTCCAACTCGATATGCTCGTGACGATGTCTCTACCTATGAAGTAAAGCGTCTACGTAGAGGTGTATATGTACCTGATGTGTTCTTAGACATGCATGGTATGACTCAGAACGAAGCCAAACGCGAACTCGGCGCTATGATTGCTTACTGCATAAAAAATGAAATTCATTGTGCCTGTGTACAACACGGCATCGGTAAGCATATTCTGAAACAAAAAGCGCCGCTTTGGTTGGCCCAACATCCTGATGTGATGGCTTTTCACCAAGCCCCACTCGAATTTGGCGGTGATGGCGCTCTTCTCGTATTACTCTCTATTCCAGAGAAGTAA
- the sixA gene encoding phosphohistidine phosphatase SixA — translation MKIFILRHGEAEHFADSDEERPLTPKGRTDSTAVARLCKEKGFAQFDKVLVSPYLRAQQTWQEISTYFSAKSIDTCDDITPYGQSDQVFDFVNALIDVENLQSILLVSHLPLVGYLTSEFVKKMTPPMFPTSGLICIEFDPQTQTGEMLWNISP, via the coding sequence ATGAAAATATTTATTTTGCGCCATGGTGAAGCCGAGCATTTTGCCGATAGCGATGAAGAAAGGCCGTTGACACCAAAAGGCAGAACAGACTCTACTGCCGTTGCCCGTCTGTGCAAAGAAAAAGGCTTTGCTCAATTTGACAAAGTTTTGGTCAGTCCATACCTTCGAGCTCAGCAAACTTGGCAAGAAATTAGTACATATTTCTCAGCTAAGAGTATCGACACATGTGATGACATCACTCCTTATGGCCAGTCAGATCAGGTGTTTGACTTCGTAAATGCATTGATTGACGTTGAAAATCTTCAATCCATTCTTTTGGTCTCTCATTTACCATTAGTGGGTTACTTAACGTCTGAATTTGTGAAAAAAATGACGCCACCGATGTTTCCGACATCGGGTTTGATTTGCATTGAATTTGACCCACAAACACAAACTGGCGAGATGTTATGGAATATTTCACCTTAA